A stretch of Synechococcus sp. WH 8020 DNA encodes these proteins:
- a CDS encoding acid phosphatase: MHRLEISLLMLALLCGGVPLGGSAQAAEAPPHCESNIGSPPVLKELKRGLLEGYLAQEARPDSLKLLDPPPTPGSAAFALDEEVATASFPGQGSSRWQLAAGDAELSFPAAAAAFSCTLGIEISEEETPRLYTLLRRTLTDAGLATYKAKEHYQRRRPFLINGQPICTPDEVDELTTDWSYPSGHTSVGWAWALILSEIVPNQQDQILQRGREFGKSRNVCNVHWYSDVQAGLLMGAATVAQLQANPVFRADLRAAALEIQQQQALNSSATGLDCELEQNALRP; this comes from the coding sequence ATGCACCGGCTTGAAATTAGTCTGTTGATGTTGGCTTTGCTTTGCGGGGGGGTGCCCCTAGGAGGCTCTGCCCAAGCTGCGGAAGCACCACCTCACTGTGAATCCAACATTGGATCCCCTCCCGTGCTGAAGGAATTAAAACGTGGTCTTCTAGAGGGATATCTGGCACAAGAAGCACGGCCCGATTCTTTGAAACTGCTCGATCCGCCTCCCACGCCAGGATCGGCAGCCTTTGCTCTGGACGAAGAGGTTGCCACGGCGAGTTTTCCTGGTCAGGGAAGTTCGCGTTGGCAACTGGCGGCCGGTGATGCCGAACTCTCCTTCCCAGCAGCAGCTGCAGCCTTTTCATGCACCCTCGGGATCGAGATCTCTGAGGAGGAGACCCCACGGCTCTACACACTTCTGCGTCGAACACTGACGGATGCAGGGCTTGCGACTTACAAAGCGAAGGAGCATTACCAGCGGCGAAGACCTTTTTTGATTAATGGGCAGCCGATCTGCACACCCGATGAAGTGGATGAGCTCACCACCGACTGGTCGTATCCATCCGGCCATACCTCAGTGGGCTGGGCTTGGGCTCTGATCCTCAGTGAAATTGTGCCGAACCAACAGGATCAAATCCTTCAGAGGGGAAGGGAATTCGGCAAGAGCCGGAATGTTTGCAATGTGCACTGGTACAGCGACGTGCAGGCGGGCCTTCTGATGGGCGCAGCAACGGTGGCACAACTCCAGGCCAATCCTGTTTTTCGTGCTGACTTACGTGCGGCAGCACTAGAAATTCAGCAGCAACAAGCGTTGAATTCCAGCGCAACGGGCCTCGATTGCGAGCTTGAGCAGAACGCGTTGCGTCCCTGA
- a CDS encoding formylglycine-generating enzyme family protein → MIVIPSGKYVVGCDSFYPEEAPVRSVEVKSFRIDQSPVTNVEFAHFVSETGYVTVSEKPPDPVLYPNLPPDQQNPESAVFIPPPPTVDRNQPMSWWALIEGADWRHPQGPDSSIGDRMDHPVVHLAYEDTLAYAQWIGKRLPTADEWEVAARGGLIQQNYAWGQEMTPGGQWLANVWQGPFPWKNEQVDGWFWTSPVGSFPPNGYGLVDMCGNVWEWTSTLFPVPKGEQERRIIKGGSFLCAENYCHRFRPAALMGQTIDTATCHMGFRCAADSD, encoded by the coding sequence ATGATCGTTATCCCGTCAGGCAAGTATGTCGTTGGTTGTGATTCTTTTTATCCAGAAGAAGCGCCCGTTCGTTCCGTTGAGGTGAAGTCTTTTAGGATTGACCAATCTCCCGTTACCAATGTTGAGTTTGCCCATTTTGTTTCTGAAACGGGGTATGTAACGGTCTCTGAGAAGCCTCCCGATCCTGTTTTGTATCCAAACCTGCCGCCGGATCAACAGAATCCGGAGTCAGCGGTGTTCATTCCGCCGCCGCCAACCGTCGATCGCAATCAACCGATGTCTTGGTGGGCCTTGATCGAAGGAGCCGATTGGCGGCATCCCCAGGGGCCTGATTCCAGCATCGGAGACAGGATGGATCATCCTGTCGTTCATCTCGCCTACGAAGACACGCTTGCCTACGCCCAATGGATTGGCAAACGTTTACCGACTGCTGATGAATGGGAGGTTGCTGCCAGAGGCGGCTTGATTCAGCAGAACTATGCGTGGGGTCAGGAAATGACACCTGGTGGTCAGTGGCTTGCCAATGTCTGGCAAGGACCTTTCCCCTGGAAGAACGAGCAGGTTGACGGATGGTTTTGGACGTCTCCTGTGGGATCTTTTCCACCCAATGGCTACGGCCTTGTCGACATGTGCGGCAATGTTTGGGAGTGGACCTCCACATTGTTTCCTGTTCCCAAAGGTGAGCAAGAGCGTCGGATCATCAAGGGGGGATCCTTTCTGTGCGCGGAGAACTACTGCCACCGCTTCAGGCCAGCGGCTTTGATGGGACAAACGATTGATACGGCAACTTGCCATATGGGATTCCGTTGTGCAGCGGATTCAGACTGA
- a CDS encoding outer membrane protein: MTRLLPLALLAPLSSLCMDVATKPLNAADDIDHSESQNKTELTANVESDISETETITPLILSQESKEDAQNNEKEEEDSWRVYLDLYAFLVPTTYSSTTINGNKNDAELSLSDVIETIDEALTFKAQVEYGRLGLMAGVYYGSLSTSGSKSFFKESTNPLRNQLGLPSALRQRTIRVKGDLDVDVDANQTIVDLAFRYRAGAIQKPRMEKGSGSFLGIVGARVIDANINTNFSARNESTVSVEGRRVSRENTRKLERASRESFGNTWVQPLIGAFGTYAISEDWQAFAYLDAGGFGLSGEKDLSGTAQAGIAYALGNSAQISLSYKYFGLDYAGGGGNAYSVDQSGVNLGLRWFFN, translated from the coding sequence GTGACACGCCTTCTCCCCCTGGCTCTCCTCGCACCGCTGAGCTCGTTGTGCATGGACGTCGCGACAAAACCATTGAATGCGGCGGACGACATTGATCACAGCGAATCTCAAAACAAGACTGAGTTAACCGCCAACGTTGAAAGTGATATCAGCGAGACAGAAACAATAACACCTCTCATCCTTAGTCAAGAGAGTAAAGAAGATGCACAAAACAACGAGAAAGAAGAGGAAGATAGTTGGCGTGTTTATCTTGACCTCTATGCATTCTTGGTACCAACAACCTATAGCTCGACAACGATCAACGGTAATAAAAATGATGCCGAACTTTCCCTCTCGGATGTAATCGAGACCATCGACGAAGCGCTCACCTTCAAAGCTCAGGTTGAATACGGCCGATTAGGTTTGATGGCCGGTGTTTACTACGGGAGCCTATCTACAAGCGGATCCAAATCCTTCTTCAAGGAATCAACGAACCCCTTGCGCAATCAGCTGGGACTTCCTTCCGCACTCAGACAGCGCACGATTCGTGTCAAAGGAGATCTTGATGTCGATGTTGATGCCAATCAGACCATCGTTGATCTGGCATTCCGCTACCGGGCAGGAGCGATTCAGAAACCACGGATGGAAAAAGGAAGTGGCAGTTTCCTTGGCATAGTTGGAGCGCGAGTGATCGATGCCAACATCAACACGAACTTTTCCGCTCGCAACGAATCCACAGTTTCCGTGGAGGGTCGGCGTGTAAGTCGTGAGAACACGCGCAAACTGGAGAGAGCCTCGAGAGAAAGCTTTGGCAACACCTGGGTGCAACCTCTGATCGGTGCTTTTGGCACCTATGCCATCAGCGAAGACTGGCAGGCGTTTGCCTATCTGGATGCCGGCGGATTTGGCCTAAGTGGGGAAAAGGATCTGAGCGGCACGGCGCAGGCAGGGATCGCCTACGCCCTTGGAAACTCTGCCCAGATCTCACTTTCCTACAAGTATTTCGGGCTTGATTACGCCGGAGGCGGAGGCAACGCCTACAGCGTGGATCAAAGCGGCGTGAACCTCGGCCTGCGCTGGTTCTTTAACTGA
- a CDS encoding DUF1254 domain-containing protein — MTVFTRFPSAALSALFLACSGSALHAADVAPKGYNTPIPVDVLTPDTVNTRIGTFNYFDGFPDDETMRKARRQVDLGRGIQTFLNFMPAASLEMLYVGHRDGYGMKPNQDIGIFDELMSSKSLWLTGNTDTVYASAFLDLSDGPVVVEVPPGTGPGTVNDAFFRFVVDMGGPGPDKGKGGKYLIVGPGQQVPASTDGFYVAKTPSIINWLILRGFLDDKGQPATARDSFRNGLKVYPYAMRANPQRNTFKNLTDWTVNTIHANNFRFYEELNEVIQREPSEMFSPELLGMASAIGIQKGKPFAPDAEQKALLTESVAIGNATARSILFSPQDPKAYIYPGKAGYWQTGFPGGSHEYLVNNGNGGRDMDGRTLFFYLATVNTPAMALELPGVGSQYAFSSRDGNGAYLDGANTYKLRVPANAPANRFWSFVVYDPQTRSMLQSNESPYPSKNNKRNQDMVSNADGSVDLYFGPEPPVGKEANWVKTVPGKGWFGIFRLYGPEQAWFDRTWRLGAIEKL, encoded by the coding sequence ATGACTGTATTCACTCGTTTCCCATCTGCTGCTCTTTCAGCTTTGTTCTTGGCTTGTAGCGGTTCTGCGCTTCATGCCGCTGATGTTGCGCCGAAGGGCTACAACACGCCTATTCCTGTTGACGTGCTGACTCCAGATACCGTGAACACACGGATCGGCACGTTTAATTATTTCGATGGTTTCCCTGATGATGAAACCATGCGAAAGGCTCGCCGTCAGGTGGATCTGGGCCGTGGAATCCAGACGTTCCTTAATTTCATGCCAGCAGCTTCGTTGGAGATGCTGTATGTGGGTCACCGTGATGGCTATGGAATGAAGCCAAATCAGGACATCGGCATCTTTGATGAGCTGATGAGCTCCAAGTCTCTTTGGCTCACCGGAAACACCGATACGGTGTATGCCTCAGCTTTTCTCGATCTCAGTGATGGTCCTGTCGTTGTTGAGGTCCCACCTGGCACTGGACCAGGAACAGTAAATGATGCTTTCTTCCGCTTTGTGGTGGATATGGGAGGCCCTGGTCCTGACAAGGGAAAGGGAGGTAAGTATCTGATTGTTGGACCAGGCCAACAGGTTCCGGCCTCGACTGATGGATTTTATGTAGCGAAAACTCCAAGTATCATCAATTGGTTGATTCTTCGTGGCTTCCTCGATGATAAAGGCCAGCCTGCTACGGCACGAGATAGCTTTAGAAATGGCTTGAAGGTTTACCCCTATGCGATGAGGGCCAATCCCCAAAGAAATACTTTTAAGAATCTCACAGACTGGACGGTTAATACCATTCATGCCAATAATTTCAGATTCTACGAAGAACTGAATGAGGTGATTCAGCGAGAGCCTTCTGAGATGTTCTCCCCTGAGTTACTGGGTATGGCGTCAGCGATTGGCATCCAAAAAGGCAAGCCTTTTGCCCCGGATGCGGAGCAAAAAGCACTCCTTACAGAATCTGTAGCCATTGGTAATGCCACGGCTCGTTCGATCCTGTTTTCCCCTCAGGATCCCAAGGCTTATATCTACCCAGGCAAAGCTGGTTATTGGCAAACCGGCTTTCCTGGAGGCAGTCACGAGTATCTCGTGAACAATGGCAATGGTGGTCGCGATATGGATGGCCGCACTCTGTTCTTCTATCTCGCCACGGTGAACACACCGGCGATGGCCCTCGAGCTGCCTGGTGTGGGATCTCAATACGCTTTCTCTTCTCGGGATGGTAATGGCGCCTATCTCGATGGAGCTAACACGTACAAACTGAGAGTTCCGGCCAATGCTCCGGCGAATCGCTTCTGGTCGTTTGTGGTCTACGACCCTCAGACCCGTTCGATGTTGCAAAGCAACGAGTCGCCCTACCCAAGTAAAAACAACAAACGCAATCAGGACATGGTGAGCAACGCCGACGGGAGCGTGGACCTCTACTTCGGTCCTGAACCTCCCGTAGGCAAGGAGGCCAATTGGGTAAAAACGGTTCCTGGTAAGGGTTGGTTTGGAATCTTTCGTTTGTACGGGCCCGAGCAGGCTTGGTTCGACCGGACCTGGAGGCTGGGCGCGATCGAAAAGCTCTAA
- a CDS encoding DUF1254 domain-containing protein, with protein sequence MNHQSNGWSLRRPVNGWLVLKTVDEIAMAFRTLTRHGRSFVLASALGAGLLAGFNARAEGVHSHGQAHNCPSAAIEKTATVVTPVTKANYAAAETEVILADYVRKIAKGTCSDGMGVFLHQHAAMDPSERSILRPNFDTLYSFAVLDLQQPATVVLPETERYQILEVVDDEHWIPLISDKPGRYLLTKEAMGSRYVFAFVRTQVNMQDPEDLKQAGVVQDQIQLEQSAPGVFVSPNKYDQQAILAMRADYNNRRQPEGITSEMAFGKKGEISEEMRNFGVAIGWGGLPKQGAVYPFPNVVNSTKPQTLTLKNVPNDPRAFWSVTVYDAEGFSTGENYNINSAFAKANEQGDYVIHVGGDKNQDNYLDIFPGWNAAIRIYSPTDAYFNGSWTPPQFQPAQ encoded by the coding sequence ATGAATCATCAAAGCAACGGATGGTCGTTGAGGCGTCCTGTGAATGGATGGCTAGTACTGAAAACAGTGGATGAGATCGCAATGGCGTTTCGCACGCTCACCCGTCATGGACGAAGCTTCGTGTTGGCTTCAGCTCTTGGGGCTGGTCTATTAGCCGGCTTCAACGCTAGGGCTGAAGGCGTGCATTCCCATGGGCAGGCGCACAACTGCCCCTCAGCAGCGATTGAGAAGACAGCCACCGTGGTCACACCCGTGACCAAGGCCAATTACGCCGCCGCTGAGACGGAGGTGATTTTGGCCGACTATGTCCGCAAGATTGCCAAAGGCACCTGCAGTGACGGGATGGGGGTGTTTCTTCACCAGCACGCGGCGATGGATCCTTCCGAACGCTCGATTCTGCGCCCCAATTTCGACACCCTCTATTCCTTCGCTGTTCTCGATCTTCAGCAACCTGCCACGGTTGTTCTCCCAGAAACCGAGCGCTATCAGATTCTCGAGGTGGTGGACGATGAGCATTGGATCCCCCTGATCAGCGACAAGCCTGGGCGTTATCTCTTGACCAAGGAGGCGATGGGGAGTCGTTATGTGTTTGCTTTTGTGCGCACGCAGGTGAATATGCAGGATCCTGAGGACCTGAAGCAAGCAGGAGTTGTTCAAGATCAGATTCAGTTGGAGCAAAGTGCTCCAGGTGTGTTTGTTTCCCCCAACAAGTACGACCAGCAAGCGATTCTTGCCATGCGTGCCGATTACAACAATCGGCGGCAGCCTGAGGGCATTACGTCTGAGATGGCATTTGGCAAAAAAGGAGAGATCAGCGAGGAGATGCGTAATTTCGGTGTTGCGATTGGCTGGGGTGGGCTGCCAAAGCAGGGTGCGGTTTATCCCTTCCCGAATGTTGTGAATTCCACGAAGCCTCAGACGTTGACCCTTAAAAATGTCCCCAATGATCCGCGGGCATTCTGGTCAGTGACTGTGTATGACGCGGAAGGATTTTCCACTGGTGAAAATTACAATATTAATAGCGCGTTTGCGAAAGCAAATGAACAAGGAGACTATGTCATTCACGTGGGTGGGGATAAGAATCAGGACAATTATCTTGATATTTTCCCTGGTTGGAATGCGGCTATTCGTATTTACTCGCCAACGGACGCTTATTTCAATGGTAGTTGGACCCCGCCTCAATTTCAACCCGCTCAATGA
- a CDS encoding recombinase family protein, with the protein MEVEDGIRELLAIFDAGLGIAVCPYEDDDTWNRLGIITNLNTSGEEILRELKRARRESERKRERRLGAVDDKWEAIREGNLSKAFKPRGKSKSAKDYPFWLEFHPEERDGRGVFKANEHWPLIVRIWELARTMGGARIAQVLKEEGFKSQHPRKGEEKLLSPEFVRLLLKRRTVLGEFQPRRKNNKPAGPPIPGVFPPVITEVEWKKIRGIIEDRDTGLGATRSKKKHNLFEKRSFCAQCGGLMGWSPQTSKQLADGSMRDYPGNYRCRVGHKDHDACNVKGKQVGTPYNEVALLEMLHDFRWEDRYSSTSHDEEVTQARQHLLALEEVQGAKQRIVDNIKQGISKALMEGQAPNPAFTETLEEADAALIEAENAVAIADRKLAALKSKTVGKAAAREARAKLKGFMISRLDNFAEREKFNEWFHSTGLVVVVDPRTKRTEILPAKIFGNRIVEIRDSEWILPYLKGEDRDRYLEDTAKLSFTNM; encoded by the coding sequence ATGGAGGTCGAAGACGGCATCAGGGAGTTATTGGCAATCTTCGATGCGGGCTTGGGCATTGCTGTCTGCCCTTACGAAGACGACGACACCTGGAATCGACTTGGCATCATCACCAACCTCAACACTAGCGGAGAAGAGATCCTTCGCGAGCTAAAGAGGGCACGACGCGAGAGTGAGAGGAAGCGTGAGCGGCGCCTTGGAGCCGTTGATGACAAATGGGAAGCAATAAGAGAAGGAAACCTTTCCAAAGCCTTCAAACCTCGCGGCAAATCAAAGTCCGCGAAGGATTATCCGTTCTGGCTTGAGTTCCATCCAGAAGAAAGAGACGGCCGCGGTGTGTTCAAGGCGAATGAGCATTGGCCACTGATAGTTCGCATCTGGGAACTCGCCCGAACCATGGGCGGAGCTCGCATTGCTCAAGTGCTTAAGGAGGAGGGCTTTAAGAGTCAACATCCGCGCAAAGGAGAGGAGAAGTTGCTGAGCCCAGAGTTCGTTCGGCTCCTCCTCAAAAGAAGGACTGTCCTCGGGGAGTTTCAGCCTCGTCGTAAGAACAACAAACCAGCAGGCCCTCCTATTCCCGGCGTGTTTCCACCGGTCATCACTGAGGTCGAATGGAAGAAGATCCGCGGAATCATCGAAGACCGTGACACCGGACTAGGAGCAACACGATCAAAGAAGAAGCACAACCTGTTCGAAAAACGATCCTTTTGCGCCCAATGCGGTGGGCTTATGGGGTGGTCGCCTCAAACATCCAAGCAATTGGCAGACGGATCGATGCGGGATTACCCAGGCAACTATCGGTGCAGGGTTGGCCATAAGGATCACGACGCATGCAACGTCAAAGGGAAACAAGTCGGCACCCCTTACAACGAAGTTGCGCTCCTAGAGATGCTTCACGACTTCAGATGGGAGGACCGTTACAGCAGCACATCCCACGACGAGGAGGTAACCCAAGCAAGGCAGCACCTGCTCGCTCTTGAAGAGGTTCAGGGCGCAAAGCAGCGGATCGTCGACAACATCAAACAAGGCATCAGCAAGGCGCTCATGGAAGGCCAAGCGCCTAACCCAGCGTTTACCGAAACCCTCGAAGAAGCAGACGCTGCCCTCATAGAAGCCGAAAACGCCGTAGCAATCGCCGATAGGAAATTAGCTGCTCTTAAGAGCAAGACAGTGGGCAAGGCCGCGGCACGTGAGGCCAGGGCCAAGCTGAAGGGATTCATGATCTCCAGGCTCGATAACTTCGCAGAACGAGAGAAGTTCAATGAGTGGTTTCACAGCACGGGTTTGGTGGTTGTGGTTGATCCAAGAACGAAGCGAACCGAGATCCTGCCAGCAAAGATTTTCGGGAACAGGATCGTTGAAATACGGGATAGCGAATGGATTCTTCCCTACTTAAAAGGTGAGGACCGAGATCGCTACCTAGAAGACACGGCAAAACTCAGTTTCACAAATATGTAA
- a CDS encoding DUF1254 domain-containing protein, translated as MSGISSKLRRRSSVLLLTSMAVAAVSASDRVVHAQQSQVSKSYTTPIPEEIFTPDTVKTSAGTFRFFDGMPDEATVRTSFENLKFIRGYETFLTLMPAASIEMLRHGHAEIGVDDHTKVALLSPLYSNPLFLTGNTDTIYGSTFFNLQDTGPMVIEIPAGLGPGTINDAFFRFVADTGAPGPDKGKGGKYLILGPDDTEPSNVGDYFVFRSPTYSNWLILRAFLDSNGKPDKAIANYENGLRLYPYSQKDNPPQMSFIKAGEKVFNTVHANNFEFFNELNTVIQREPIAFLDPELRGLASSIGLEKGKPFAPSPQDREILEEAIQVGVAYVRSDMGKPRNQDVYFYPGKQWFTPFGGGSYEWLVDGGKGGRNLDARNNFFWGYTVNTPAMVLKMVGVGSQYGVVATDSNGVYLDGSKTYKFTIDKDVPAKDFWSMVVYDPQTRSELQTGQLLPSKNSVRNKDIKANADGSIDLYFGPNAPAGQEANWIETVPGKGWFAVFRLYGPLQPWFDKTWQLNDIQPLG; from the coding sequence ATGTCAGGCATTTCCAGCAAGCTTCGCAGGCGTTCTTCTGTTTTGCTGCTTACATCGATGGCGGTGGCCGCTGTTAGTGCTTCGGATCGTGTCGTCCATGCACAACAGTCACAAGTGAGTAAGAGTTATACCACTCCCATTCCTGAGGAGATTTTCACTCCAGATACCGTCAAGACGAGTGCCGGAACGTTTCGCTTCTTCGATGGGATGCCTGATGAGGCAACGGTTCGGACAAGCTTTGAAAATCTTAAATTTATTCGTGGTTATGAAACGTTTCTGACCTTGATGCCCGCAGCAAGTATCGAAATGCTGCGCCATGGTCATGCGGAAATTGGCGTTGATGATCACACCAAGGTGGCCTTGTTGTCTCCCTTGTATTCGAACCCCCTGTTCCTCACAGGTAATACGGATACGATTTACGGCTCAACGTTTTTCAACCTTCAGGACACCGGTCCGATGGTGATCGAAATCCCTGCTGGGCTTGGTCCAGGCACGATTAACGATGCCTTCTTCCGCTTTGTGGCTGATACGGGGGCTCCGGGGCCTGACAAGGGGAAAGGTGGTAAATATTTGATCTTGGGACCCGATGATACCGAGCCAAGTAATGTTGGCGATTATTTTGTATTTCGCTCTCCAACTTATTCAAACTGGTTGATTCTCAGGGCTTTCCTTGATTCCAATGGGAAACCTGATAAGGCTATCGCTAATTATGAAAATGGATTGCGTCTTTACCCCTATTCGCAAAAAGACAACCCACCTCAGATGAGCTTTATCAAAGCTGGTGAAAAGGTGTTCAATACGGTACATGCCAACAATTTTGAGTTTTTCAATGAGCTCAACACGGTGATCCAACGTGAGCCCATCGCCTTTTTAGATCCCGAGCTGAGGGGATTGGCATCGTCGATTGGTCTCGAAAAAGGAAAACCTTTCGCTCCCTCTCCACAAGATCGAGAGATTTTGGAGGAAGCGATTCAAGTGGGTGTGGCTTATGTGCGTTCTGATATGGGTAAGCCTCGTAATCAAGATGTTTACTTCTATCCAGGCAAGCAATGGTTCACTCCGTTTGGTGGCGGAAGTTACGAGTGGCTTGTTGATGGTGGGAAAGGCGGCCGTAACCTCGATGCTCGCAACAATTTTTTCTGGGGCTACACCGTCAATACTCCAGCCATGGTGCTGAAAATGGTGGGAGTTGGTTCCCAGTATGGAGTGGTAGCTACCGACTCCAATGGTGTTTATCTCGATGGAAGTAAAACCTACAAATTCACCATTGATAAAGATGTTCCTGCGAAGGATTTTTGGTCGATGGTTGTGTATGACCCGCAGACCCGCTCTGAACTGCAGACAGGTCAACTACTGCCAAGTAAAAATAGCGTCCGAAATAAAGATATAAAAGCGAATGCTGACGGCAGTATCGATCTGTATTTCGGTCCTAACGCACCTGCCGGACAAGAAGCTAATTGGATTGAAACTGTGCCTGGTAAGGGTTGGTTTGCTGTCTTCCGCCTCTATGGTCCACTGCAGCCTTGGTTTGATAAAACCTGGCAACTGAATGACATTCAGCCTCTTGGTTGA
- a CDS encoding flavin monoamine oxidase family protein — MAAKTSYDVVIIGGGFAGVTAARDLQKRGLSTIVLEARDRLGGRTYYEERNGFHVELGGTWIHWTQPFVWAEKERYGLEVQETPGCVAERIAIKIDGTVQELQEGQLGEFVEGFNRFFSESKGVWERPYDIHHCWDAVCERDVLSVADRLNALDLTPLQRTSLGGFLEILSMNQPQNASYVEMMRTWSLTGWNYELFNDTAARYKLTKGTGALVEAITRDGGFEVALSTAVRFIQQTSEGVSVTTESGERVIAQRAVVTVPLNVLHNVQFEPPLSDVKLEASKLKHVGGGCKVFFEVQGDPGAVMTLSRSTDSALIGSFTYKRGEKHSVLAGFSLEHDALEKSVEDWQPVLEEFIPGIKVLSTFGHDWGGDDLSRGSWCTYRPGTVARFTDELPRQEGHLFFASGDHAQGWRGFIEGAIASGSRTAVNVADSFAS; from the coding sequence ATGGCTGCTAAGACTTCATACGATGTTGTGATCATCGGGGGTGGATTTGCCGGTGTTACTGCGGCACGAGATCTTCAGAAGAGAGGACTGAGCACCATTGTGCTGGAGGCGCGAGATCGCTTGGGAGGCCGTACCTATTACGAGGAGCGCAATGGCTTTCATGTGGAGCTGGGTGGCACATGGATTCACTGGACTCAGCCGTTTGTATGGGCTGAGAAAGAACGTTATGGGCTGGAGGTTCAGGAAACACCAGGTTGTGTCGCTGAGCGCATAGCGATCAAGATCGACGGCACGGTTCAGGAGCTGCAGGAAGGCCAACTGGGTGAATTCGTCGAAGGCTTCAACCGCTTCTTTTCCGAATCAAAGGGGGTGTGGGAGCGCCCCTATGACATTCACCACTGCTGGGATGCTGTTTGTGAAAGGGATGTTCTGTCCGTTGCTGACCGTCTCAATGCGCTCGATCTCACACCTTTGCAGCGCACCAGTCTTGGAGGGTTTTTGGAGATCCTTTCCATGAATCAACCGCAGAATGCCTCCTATGTGGAGATGATGCGCACCTGGTCACTCACCGGTTGGAACTATGAGCTGTTCAACGACACAGCAGCTCGCTACAAACTCACAAAAGGAACCGGTGCACTCGTGGAGGCGATCACCCGAGATGGTGGTTTCGAGGTCGCACTCAGCACTGCTGTGCGCTTCATTCAACAAACCAGCGAGGGTGTGAGCGTCACCACGGAGTCTGGTGAGCGGGTGATCGCTCAGCGCGCGGTGGTCACCGTTCCTTTGAATGTGCTCCACAACGTGCAATTTGAACCTCCCCTATCTGATGTGAAGCTGGAGGCCTCGAAGCTCAAGCATGTCGGTGGGGGTTGCAAGGTGTTTTTTGAAGTGCAGGGCGATCCCGGCGCGGTGATGACTCTTTCACGCTCAACGGATTCAGCCCTGATCGGCAGCTTCACTTACAAGCGGGGTGAGAAGCACTCGGTGCTCGCTGGTTTCAGCCTTGAACATGACGCTTTGGAGAAGTCGGTCGAAGATTGGCAGCCCGTGCTGGAGGAATTCATTCCAGGGATAAAAGTGCTCTCCACTTTCGGGCACGACTGGGGTGGAGACGATCTCTCCCGAGGCAGCTGGTGCACCTATCGCCCTGGAACAGTTGCACGATTCACCGATGAATTACCCCGCCAAGAAGGTCATCTCTTCTTTGCCTCTGGAGATCATGCCCAGGGTTGGCGTGGGTTCATTGAGGGAGCGATTGCCAGTGGATCCCGCACGGCAGTCAATGTGGCTGATAGCTTCGCTTCTTGA
- a CDS encoding helix-turn-helix domain-containing protein, translating into MSATKTLISVAEAAEILGRSKSTVYAALNSSPPRLHYHDLRRRLLLREGLENRFARSTRPRIDKPQPQASEAKSQTANDFEKQWEIIAETANQTLDSSALLAPPWSGQQWAVLAGTIQVGMEALDAETYKV; encoded by the coding sequence ATGAGTGCTACTAAGACATTGATTTCTGTTGCTGAAGCTGCTGAAATTCTTGGTCGATCCAAAAGTACGGTTTATGCCGCTTTGAATTCTTCACCGCCACGGCTGCATTATCACGATCTACGGCGTCGGTTGCTTCTAAGAGAAGGTCTTGAGAATCGGTTTGCTCGATCAACCCGGCCACGCATTGATAAACCTCAACCACAGGCTTCAGAGGCAAAGAGCCAGACAGCAAACGATTTTGAGAAGCAATGGGAGATCATCGCAGAAACTGCTAACCAAACCCTTGATTCCAGCGCTTTGTTAGCACCGCCCTGGAGCGGTCAGCAGTGGGCGGTCTTGGCGGGAACCATCCAGGTCGGTATGGAAGCCCTGGATGCTGAAACGTACAAGGTTTGA